Proteins encoded together in one Anopheles darlingi chromosome 3, idAnoDarlMG_H_01, whole genome shotgun sequence window:
- the LOC125958245 gene encoding uncharacterized protein LOC125958245, whose protein sequence is MFCHRGSVVLVFCVATVLQWQVLVATIGGNGALFAASITRALVPPRRDALVLGTAPSRVYGSVLATQLPEIIVNRGPTTVAPPQRDSDVGPSVPPGGYSYDPPSGSYLPPDSLIPPFADEPQPPPIGYLPPQAPSQQDIPAADEPVFESPAGEYLPPEQPPQRDEPVFVVSTPTPPAQDAGYIYGVPVTTTTFTPPFADEGVPEVNETGEGGYRYDPPAPASIYLPAGTGGVGRSLLRDEGAGAASVDGGGGRPSPIRLQLNELACLRSSGGFFRAALTLQSAIESVPLVDNDVGGGEASGCEVRLDQSRLLLDIPSADFGRCGVAACAGTGNGGTGGRPELCLRIRFPAIAGMRTALDPVLTLQCRIQQRIVARTHSLRLAVANDPQVATAAGQRSVSSTSTAFAVGGSQRPFRSQLGIFRRQNAATGGGSFTRPLQPGGAVLLGEELMLRTQVSAGDGWNFTRLSDVVMQRLSPTGTVLNSASLVTAGGCLNPLMRAISPLAPVFEAPLGYRLGFRAAMFQGMRSGDEMILRVRIIGCVDRRECLVENCATARSKRETLETDNATMATAGNDTTVVPLLTETASIAFRIMLPPNGTSGEQRGDDGEEPLAGSSGFHSSQSLLWITVGATVLLVIGGLALALLLVLRHQLRRPTYDEYRSD, encoded by the exons ATGTTTTGCCACCGCGGTTCCGTGGTTCTGGTGTTTTGTGTGGCCACCGTGCTTCAGTGGCAAGTTCTGGTGGCAACGATCGGTGGTAATGGTGCACTATTTGCGGCCTCGATAACACGCGCTCTGGTACCACCGAGACGCGATGCGCTCGTCCTTGGCACCGCACCTTCGAGGGTCTACGGCAGTGTACTGGCGACGCAGCTACCGGAAATCATTGTAAACCGTGGTCCAACAACGGTTGCTCCACCGCAGCGTGACAGTGACGTTGGTCCTTCGGTTCCTCCCGGGGGTTATAGCTATGATCCTCCCAGTGGATCATACCTCCCGCCGGATTCATTAATTCCTCCTTTCGCGGATGaacctcaaccaccaccgatcggttaTCTGCCACCACAAGCACCGAGCCAGCAGGACATTCCAGCCGCTGATGAGCCAGTGTTCGAGTCTCCCGCCGGCGAATATCTTCCACCGGAACAACCACCCCAAAGGGATGAAcctgtgtttgtggtttcgacgccgacgccgcctGCCCAGGATGCAGGCTACATTTACGGTGTCCccgtaaccaccaccacctttacGCCACCGTTTGCCGACGAGGGCGTACCGGAGGTGAACGAAACCGGCGAAGGAGGATACCGTTACGATCCGCCAGCTCCGGCCAGTATCTACCTTCCGGCCGGGACCGGCGGCGTTGGCCGGTCACTGCTCCGGGATGAGGGTGCAGGTGCAGcatcggtggatggtggtggaggacgaCCATCCCCCATCCGGTTGCAGCTCAACGAGCTGGCCTGCCTTCGGAGTAGTGGAGGTTTTTTCCGTGCCGCGCTAACACTCCAGAGTGCGATCGAAAGTGTCCCGCTGGTGGACAACGACGTGGGGGGTGGTGAGGCGAGTGGGTGTGAGGTACGGCTCGATCAATCGCGGCTTCTACTCGACATACCGTCGGCCGATTTTGGCCGGTGTGGTGTCGCAGCGTGTGCTGGCACCGGGaatggtggcaccggtggacGGCCGGAGCTTTGCCTTCGGATACGCTTTCCGGCCATTGCTGGCATGCGGACCGCACTGGATCCGGTGTTGACGCTTCAGTGTCGCATTCAGCAGCGGATCGTCGCTCGGACACACTCGTTGCGGTTGGCGGTGGCCAACGATCCTCAGGTGGCGACGGCCGCTGGTCAGCGGAGTGTCAGCTCGACGTCGACGGCATTCGCGGTCGGTGGTTCTCAGCGTCCGTTTCGATCGCAGCTCGGTATCTTTCGGCGTCAGAATGCcgcgactggtggtggtagcttcACACGACCACTACAACCGGGCGGTGCCGTGCTGCTCGGTGAGGAGCTGATGCTGAGGACTCAGGTTTccgccggtgatg GATGGAATTTTACGCGACTGTCGGATGTGGTAATGCAGCGGTTATCACCGACCGGGACGGTTCTGAATTCGGCCTCGCTCGTCACCGCCGGCGGTTGTCTGAATCCGTTGATGCGCGCCATTAGCCCGTTGGCACCGGTGTTTGAGGCACCGCTCGGTTATCGGCTCGGTTTCCGGGCGGCCATGTTCCAGGGGATGCGCAGCGGGGACGAGATGATTCTGCGCGTCCGCATCATTGGTTGCGTCGATCGGCGCGAGTGTCTTGTG GAAAACTGTGCAACAGCACGCTCGAAGCGGGAAACACTCGAGACCGACAACGCGACGATGGCCACGGCCGGGAACGACACGACGGTGGTTCCGCTGCTCACGGAAACGGCTTCGATCGCGTTCCGTATCATGTTGCCCCCGAACGGGACTTCCGGTGAGCAGCGCGGCGATGATGGGGAGgagccgctggctggctcgtctGGTTTCCATTCTTCGCAGTCGCTGCTCTGGATTACGGTCGGTGCGACCGTATTGCTCGTCATCGGTGGTCTGGCGCTGGCGTTGCTGCTCGTCTTACGCCATCAACTTCGGCGTCCCACTTATGATGAGTATCGATCGGATTAG